The genomic DNA AGATAAGACTTTAAAAGAATTATTGAATAATGACTTTTGTAGTGAAATTTTTGAACTAGAAAAAGGAGATATTTATAAAATTAATTTAAAAAGAATATGGGAATATAAATTTTCTGATAAGTATTCTTTTCCTCAATTTTAAACATTACCTATATACTAGAGATTATTAAAAAATAAAAATGAAAATCTTTTGAGACTAATTCCATGTTTAAAAGTGGAAGTATTTTATGAGAAAAGATATAAACAAATTTTTTTGAAAATAATGGAAATCTTTGAACATGTTATATATAGCTATCTTTTAAAAGGACAATATTTGGATAAAGATAGATTGAAAGATGAATTTATAAATAAAGGAATAAAAAAATTTCAAGCAGAGGCTATTGCTGAATCTTTGCTTCAAAATATTGCTTTATTTGAAAAAAGATTTGATAAGTCTCTTAATGGAAATTTAGTAAAAACATTAAGTGATAATGATGGAAACGTAAGATATTTATTTTATAATTCTATTGATAAGTATTTAAATTGGATTAAAGGTGGATTTGAAGATATAAATAACAGATTAGAAAATAATATTATGTATTTAGATAATTTGATAAAGCAACAAGAGATAATACAATTACTAGGAATATATGAAATTATGGAGTTATTAACTTTTAAATCTTTAGGTGGACGTGGAGGAGAAATCTATATTTATATTAATGAAACTAAAACTATGGAGCAAGTAATTAGAAAACCGTATCTATATAAAAATACTATTTTAGATAAAGTAGAGAAAAGACATAAATTAAATGTGAGTATGTTAAGTTATCTTTATAGTAATGAATTTTCATCAAATGAAATCTGGAATATTATTGAAAATTAGTTTTTGGGAATACTCCCTAAAAATATTATAGAAAAATATAATTTAAATTAATGTTTACTTTAGTGAAAAAATAATAAAAAGATAACTGGTTGGATTTTATGAAGCTTACATACTTAGATTTGTGGGCTTTTTGTATAAAAAAACTACTCACAAAATGTATTGCACCAAAAAATCTTAGATAAGATGGAGGGTGCAGTACAAAGTGAAGGTTTGTGATTGAATAGGAAAAATAAATTTTTAATAAGTTTTAATTTGATAAATAGAAGTATTTACATAACAGTAATTAAAAATGTATATTTATTAACTTAAAATAGAAAATATTATTCTATTTTAAGTTATTTATAATAAAAATAGAATGGAAAAAAGGAAATTTATAAAAAATTTCAAATATATTGTCAGAGTACAAGAACACAAAATATAATTCATTCTTAATTAGTGAATGAAAGAATAGAAAAAATATTTTGGAATATCAAAATTATGGTTGGTATTAATTATTTACAAAATTGAAATAAAATTTACAGAAAGGAGAAGTATGAGATTAAAAATAGAATGCGAGTTAAAAAGAAATAAAGTAACAGTTTTTTACAATCAAAAAATATTATCTTTTTTTAAGCATAGTTTAGACATTTATTCTAAAGAAATAAAAGATTTCTATTATTCAAAAGGAAAAGAAAAAGATATGAGTTTTGCTTGTTATTTTCCTTTGGAAAAAATATTAAATAATGAAATTTATTTAAAAGAAAATAGTTTTAAAATTTTTCTAACATTTAATTCAATTATAGATGGTCTGCATTACTATAACTCTTTTGTAAATGCAAAGCATCATAAGATTGAGTTTAAGTTAGATACCAATGAATTTCATATAAAGAATATTACAAAGTTACATGAGAAAAGAATAGATGATGATATTTCAATTTTTCAAACTCTTTCACCAATAGTAATAAGAGAGAAAATGGAAAATAAAAAAGATTTTTTTCATGTATTAGATGAAAATGGAATAGAAATATTACATCAAAATCTAAATTTCTCACTAAGTAAAAAGTTTTCAAAAGAAGTTTTAAAAAGTATTGAGATTATACCTATTAAAACGAAGAGGACAGTAGTTAGTTTTTATGGTATAAAATTTCCAGCAACGAAAGGAATAATAGCAATAAAAGGGAACAAAAATATATTAGACTATTTTTATAAATCAGGTTTAGGGAGTAAAAAATCAAGTGGTTTTGGAATGCTAGAAATAATTAGCAAGTAGGTGATAAAGTGGAAATAAAAATAAATATTGGAAATTGGCAGTACAATGCTGGAATTGTAGGTCTATTTAATATCTTAAATAATGCTAATAAAGATTGTGTAAGATTAGAAAATAACATGATGTATTTTGATTCTTTAGAATTAGAAAATTTTGAAGAGAAATATTTTAATTATTTGACAAAAATATATGAAAAAATGTTGTCTTGGTATAAAATAGTTTCTTTTAAAGAAAGAATAGATTATTTCAAGCAAAAAAATATTTTAGATGAAGATGATTTAATTCAAATTAATAACTATGTAAAAGATATTTTAAAAAAATATTTAAAAAGTAATAGTTATATCGCTGCATATGACTTTATTGAGGGTAAAATTGATCCACTTAAAGAGGAAAAATTATTAAAAACAATAGTGATTAAGAAAAATGAAAAAATCGAAGATAAAGCCACAGAGATAAAAGAACTTTTAGAAAAAGTAGATAAGATTGTTGAATACTTTAGTTCAGAGAATGCTAAAAAATATATATGTGCTAAAAATATTATTTATACAGTCATAAAAAATGGTTGGGATGGGGTTAGTTTTTTAAATGCTCAGACTAAGGAAAAAGATGTATATAAAGATTTTAAAAACTACTTTTTATCTCCTTTATTTGAGTATTTTAGTGAAGATAGTGATAAATATAAATACAATTGTTTTATTTGCGATAGGAAAATAAAAAATTTAAATAGTGACTTTAACTTTTTGACAAATACTGGATTTGATATAGCTAGAAAATCTTCGCATGTTTGGAATTTTACTAATGATATTTCAATGTGCCCAGTATGTAAACTTGTTTATAGTTGTGTGCCAGCTGGATTTACATATGTTTACGGAGCAGGATTATTTATTAATTCTAATACCAATATAGGAGAATTAATAAGAATAAATTCTAAATTAAAAACTGAAATTTATAGAGAAAAGTCTTTATCTGGAATTTATAAAATTTTAAACAGAGAAATTCAAGAAGATATAAAATATGAATTAGAAGATATCCAAGTAGTTAGAT from Fusobacterium hominis includes the following:
- the cas6 gene encoding CRISPR-associated endoribonuclease Cas6, with protein sequence MRLKIECELKRNKVTVFYNQKILSFFKHSLDIYSKEIKDFYYSKGKEKDMSFACYFPLEKILNNEIYLKENSFKIFLTFNSIIDGLHYYNSFVNAKHHKIEFKLDTNEFHIKNITKLHEKRIDDDISIFQTLSPIVIREKMENKKDFFHVLDENGIEILHQNLNFSLSKKFSKEVLKSIEIIPIKTKRTVVSFYGIKFPATKGIIAIKGNKNILDYFYKSGLGSKKSSGFGMLEIISK
- the cas8a1 gene encoding type I-B CRISPR-associated protein Cas8b1/Cst1; translation: MEIKINIGNWQYNAGIVGLFNILNNANKDCVRLENNMMYFDSLELENFEEKYFNYLTKIYEKMLSWYKIVSFKERIDYFKQKNILDEDDLIQINNYVKDILKKYLKSNSYIAAYDFIEGKIDPLKEEKLLKTIVIKKNEKIEDKATEIKELLEKVDKIVEYFSSENAKKYICAKNIIYTVIKNGWDGVSFLNAQTKEKDVYKDFKNYFLSPLFEYFSEDSDKYKYNCFICDRKIKNLNSDFNFLTNTGFDIARKSSHVWNFTNDISMCPVCKLVYSCVPAGFTYVYGAGLFINSNTNIGELIRINSKLKTEIYREKSLSGIYKILNREIQEDIKYELEDIQVVRFENMKYIFNILSKNMIRVLVESKDEFLKLENYSYKFNGENYSLIDEILRKLLNNENLFTLIHKLIYSKITIPNQYLNEKGIFSTIKINFKMLKGTGYMETKELDVLSKARLAGRNLKEKYEAKKAEHKLQGICYRLLNGIKTNNISMTMDTILNCYLYCDEAVPKIIMEMMENEEVFKEIGYAFISGLLSVKYIDNKDKGGN